One window of the Pseudofrankia sp. DC12 genome contains the following:
- a CDS encoding GGDEF domain-containing protein, with product MIVVAPRRSASFSQPSPSEPVCAPAGAASDPAAPLAPGFAGPGPDRAAAGAGGSPGPVRAPAPGLGNDWLWLGYLGAGAVAAVGYIEVPASGGWLVARMVAGCGIGVSSAVAVFAGLRRHQPEPRRPWLLIVLAQLLFTSASVVFYAAEFRSGDQWVLAVSMLLYLAHYPVLAAGLLLIVRRRAPRGELPALLDGLLVATGATTLSVLHLIGPGLDENIPRLVTWTAIGYPIADLLLFTIGVRLVAGTGFRPPAFILLSASLFAVLAADTGYGLRQLHAVYTVGGPLDGIWLAGSLALGAAALHPTMAGIAQPSSKPPGLGRARLCGLYLAGIIPPLTLVVPRGNTDEVTELVSAIAMVISTALIMIRMRYAEVSQRRLANTDVLTGLCTRRFLETRLALASVRASRPGATLALLLIDVDHFKSVNDRFGHPAGDRALTEVARRLRAVARSADVVARYGGEEFALLTTYLDQDDLYVLGERLRLAVAASPVAVDDGTALPVTVSVGAASTTLPASPAELVDRADRALYAAKSAGRDRCVLAAPAPQPDAGLAAAQPHCSPSAA from the coding sequence ATGATCGTGGTTGCCCCGCGCAGATCCGCGAGCTTCTCGCAGCCGTCACCATCCGAACCGGTCTGCGCCCCCGCCGGCGCCGCATCGGATCCGGCCGCGCCGCTGGCGCCGGGCTTCGCCGGGCCTGGCCCCGATCGGGCGGCCGCCGGCGCCGGGGGCTCGCCCGGACCGGTCCGGGCGCCGGCGCCGGGGCTGGGGAACGACTGGCTGTGGCTCGGCTACCTGGGCGCCGGCGCGGTGGCCGCCGTCGGCTACATCGAGGTCCCGGCGTCCGGCGGGTGGCTGGTCGCGCGGATGGTCGCCGGCTGCGGTATCGGCGTCTCGTCGGCCGTCGCCGTGTTCGCCGGCCTGCGGCGGCACCAGCCGGAGCCGCGCCGGCCCTGGCTGCTCATCGTGCTCGCTCAGCTGCTCTTCACGAGCGCCAGCGTGGTCTTCTACGCCGCCGAGTTCCGGTCGGGTGACCAGTGGGTTCTGGCGGTCAGCATGCTGCTGTACCTGGCGCACTATCCGGTCCTGGCCGCCGGGCTCCTGCTGATCGTTCGTCGGCGCGCACCCCGCGGCGAACTGCCAGCCTTGTTGGACGGGCTCCTGGTGGCCACCGGAGCGACGACGCTGTCGGTGCTGCACCTGATCGGGCCGGGCCTAGACGAGAACATCCCCCGCCTGGTCACCTGGACCGCGATCGGGTACCCGATCGCTGATCTCCTCCTGTTCACGATCGGCGTTCGACTCGTCGCCGGCACGGGATTCCGGCCGCCCGCTTTCATCCTGCTGAGTGCCAGCCTGTTCGCCGTCCTGGCCGCGGATACCGGCTATGGACTGCGGCAGCTGCACGCCGTCTACACGGTCGGTGGCCCGCTCGACGGGATCTGGCTCGCGGGGAGCCTTGCGCTGGGCGCGGCGGCGCTGCATCCGACGATGGCCGGGATCGCCCAGCCGTCGTCCAAGCCGCCCGGGCTCGGCCGCGCACGGCTGTGTGGTCTCTACCTGGCCGGCATCATTCCGCCGCTCACGCTGGTCGTGCCGCGTGGCAACACCGACGAGGTGACGGAGCTGGTCAGCGCCATCGCCATGGTCATCTCGACGGCCCTCATCATGATCCGGATGCGGTACGCCGAGGTGAGCCAGCGGCGGCTCGCCAACACCGACGTGCTCACAGGCCTGTGTACCAGGCGATTCCTGGAGACGCGGCTGGCGCTCGCCTCGGTCCGGGCCAGCCGGCCGGGCGCCACGCTCGCGCTCCTGCTCATCGACGTGGACCATTTCAAGTCGGTCAACGACCGGTTCGGCCACCCGGCCGGCGACCGCGCCCTCACCGAGGTCGCCCGCCGGCTGCGCGCGGTCGCCCGGTCCGCCGACGTGGTGGCGCGCTATGGCGGGGAGGAGTTCGCGCTGCTCACCACCTACCTCGACCAGGACGACCTGTACGTGCTCGGCGAGCGGCTGCGGCTGGCGGTCGCCGCGAGCCCGGTAGCCGTCGACGACGGCACCGCGCTGCCGGTCACGGTGTCGGTCGGGGCCGCCTCGACGACGCTGCCGGCGAGCCCGGCCGAGCTGGTCGACCGCGCCGACCGCGCGCTCTACGCGGCCAAGTCGGCCGGGCGTGACCGCTGTGTTCTGGCGGCACCCGCGCCCCAGCCCGACGCCGGCCTGGCTGCGGCGCAGCCGCACTGCTCACCGTCGGCTGCCTGA
- the ltrA gene encoding group II intron reverse transcriptase/maturase produces MSQPKPFDIDKRLFVEAFGRVRANKGAAGVDGTSIATFESRLKDNLYKTWNRMSSGTYFPSPLREVVIPKPEGGSRVLAVPTVADRVAQTVAVLVLDPRVEPMFHRDSYGYRPGRSPLDAVAAARTRCWKNDWVIDLDIRAFFDSVPWDKLMAAVHRHLDWDTRWVGLYVERWLRAPLVRADGTREERTRGCPQGSPVSPLLANIYLHYAFDTWMIREFPGVLFERFSDDVVVHCTSEQQARRVLADIRGRLAECGLELNESKTQVVYCADDGRRKPWDGPTGFDFLGYTFHARTVRRRDGALFVGFTPAISDRNAKRLRRQIRRWRLHRRTAGTLQDLAARINPLIRGWINYYGAFTPSRLAPTLRLIDAYLARWLQRKYRRFRRRWRRSLRFLAEVRRRDPGLFAHWQQPLAVGRTARAG; encoded by the coding sequence GTGTCACAGCCGAAACCGTTTGACATTGACAAGCGGCTGTTCGTGGAGGCTTTTGGGAGAGTCCGGGCCAACAAGGGTGCGGCGGGAGTCGACGGGACGTCGATCGCCACGTTCGAGAGCAGGCTTAAAGACAACCTGTACAAGACGTGGAATCGGATGTCGTCGGGTACCTACTTCCCGTCGCCGTTGCGTGAGGTGGTGATACCGAAGCCGGAGGGTGGCTCGCGCGTGTTGGCGGTGCCGACCGTGGCGGATCGGGTCGCGCAGACGGTGGCCGTGCTGGTCCTGGACCCGCGAGTGGAGCCGATGTTCCATCGGGACTCCTACGGGTACCGGCCAGGGCGCTCGCCGCTGGACGCGGTCGCGGCCGCACGTACGCGGTGCTGGAAGAACGACTGGGTCATCGACCTGGATATTCGGGCGTTCTTCGACAGCGTGCCGTGGGATAAGCTGATGGCGGCGGTGCACCGGCACCTCGACTGGGATACCCGATGGGTCGGGCTGTATGTGGAGCGCTGGCTGAGGGCTCCCCTGGTCCGAGCGGACGGGACCCGGGAAGAACGGACACGGGGATGCCCGCAGGGGTCGCCTGTGTCACCATTGCTGGCTAACATCTATCTTCACTATGCGTTCGACACCTGGATGATCCGGGAATTTCCGGGTGTCCTGTTCGAGCGGTTCAGTGACGATGTGGTCGTGCACTGCACCAGCGAGCAGCAGGCTCGCAGGGTGCTGGCGGATATACGCGGCCGGCTGGCGGAATGTGGCTTGGAACTGAACGAGTCCAAGACCCAGGTCGTTTACTGCGCGGACGACGGACGGAGGAAACCCTGGGACGGGCCGACGGGCTTCGACTTCCTTGGGTACACGTTCCATGCCCGGACGGTTCGCCGCCGGGACGGGGCACTGTTCGTCGGTTTCACTCCCGCGATCAGCGACAGGAATGCCAAACGGCTACGCCGCCAGATACGCCGGTGGAGGTTGCATCGGCGCACGGCCGGGACTCTCCAGGACCTGGCAGCGAGAATCAATCCGCTGATCAGGGGTTGGATCAACTACTACGGTGCGTTTACACCGTCTCGGTTGGCTCCGACCCTCCGCCTGATCGACGCCTACCTGGCGCGATGGCTGCAACGCAAATACAGGCGGTTCCGACGGCGGTGGCGCCGGTCGCTACGGTTCCTCGCGGAGGTACGTCGCCGCGACCCGGGACTGTTCGCGCACTGGCAGCAACCGCTGGCGGTCGGTAGGACAGCACGAGCCGGATGA
- a CDS encoding MaoC family dehydratase, with the protein MGTTIQGIDGARALAGQDWGTSNWVEVTQEQVNTFADATGDHQWIHVDVEKARSGPFGGPIAHGFLTLSLIPVLFHDVVHVEGISMAVNYGLNKVRFPAPVPVGSKLRAQIKNLTVEDVAGGVQVVNQVTIEREGGTKPVCVAEFISRYFA; encoded by the coding sequence ATGGGCACGACCATCCAGGGGATCGACGGCGCCAGGGCGCTCGCCGGGCAGGACTGGGGGACGAGCAACTGGGTCGAGGTCACCCAGGAGCAGGTCAACACCTTCGCCGACGCGACCGGTGACCACCAGTGGATCCACGTCGACGTCGAGAAGGCCAGGTCCGGCCCGTTCGGTGGGCCGATCGCCCATGGTTTCCTGACCCTGTCGCTGATCCCGGTGCTGTTCCACGACGTGGTGCACGTCGAGGGGATCTCGATGGCGGTCAACTACGGGCTGAACAAGGTGCGTTTCCCCGCGCCGGTACCGGTCGGCTCGAAGCTGCGGGCTCAGATCAAGAACCTCACGGTCGAGGACGTCGCCGGCGGCGTCCAGGTCGTCAACCAGGTCACGATCGAGCGCGAGGGTGGGACCAAGCCGGTCTGCGTCGCCGAGTTCATCTCCCGCTACTTCGCCTAA
- a CDS encoding TIR domain-containing protein: MAGPDERWGSWLDHVLRDAGYEVDFYRRSFPLGANFVDQIDAALTRADRMIAVVSPAYLDRSSWVREEWQAGMRLAHTRDGFLLPVLVEQCELPPLLGTINMIVLLGLDRAMAVQTVLRGLVEPATGRPAPEHEPPFPGYEIAAPAPRLALPAAGPAPPAVLAGRPTVLGPAGPDDPDRTVLAATRAELPSGTADEPFPRLSAAALTRPGPALPGPRGDATAPAQISFEPGPVRPEPLSTPTAIETSPGPARVAPATATRTASPPQAAADGGAERTSITLLHLPAFAAPTRPGHAPDTGPEPFGAALLDDLDTLAGNPGLSPDLIVVTGVALEGRRGEYEQAAVRLAALTERLSLPVDRIALVPGRGDVSAAAARAYFAACEDEEIEPTTPYWRKWRHFVDFHANLYRDLGERTFAVGQEWTLYPMADLRLVIAGLNSTMAMSHRQADDRGEVGQAQANWFADRLAGYERAGWFRLAVGHHPPLAADRVHSAKATDAYGVDLILGSHVNLLVAAHGHGAPTPDGPLPAVPTRLPRSGTTLISAHPPHPVPTADAALRYQVLRLRRSEVTRLDRRFSRRAGAWRPAEEVGPAGIVTYRTRWEHAATTFPRPTRRAPAMAGPGSAARAAAFAGDGSGPAGERRADNPDAQDGPGARRGETFADRVAEIAELSSPGATVTRISPTGVAPEYLRVTVPHGPVFEQRPVGIAEDGVDESAVDRFVEHVHHQYAATDPQLTSDLVYGGPLPAPDTLVRHASVRGVRLRSFVEYQGLLDLRGYLRRQSDRLAADRLYPPALYLPQRFRVIDGGPVTADRTDATPAPSAPVYTTPADVAAADVTPGGTRPDGGATGDGAAEGRDLLGQLVDWLTADSARFVLILGDFGRGKTFCLHELARTLPERRPHLIPLLIDLRAMEKAHSVDELVAAHLVASGEQRVDVSVFRYMLRRGRLVLLFDGFDELALRVTYETAAEHLGRLLDAVEGQAKVVVTSRTQHFLSHGQVRGALGARVELLPASRIAEVGDFTERQIEQFLVRLHHGDAAKARERLELIHDVRDLLGLSHNPRMLGFIASLDTNRLRAVQARTGMISSADLYGELIEEWLRYEERRARPPGAGPALTAGERREAVTALALRLWRTTDQVINLSELTATTSTALDAMTDRVDAGQLDSSQAAHMVGSGSLLVRADDGGFTFIHQSVMEYLVAAAAARGLAGVATTAQGPAGASPTGSGADLDAQPVGPGPGDLVDSGVLVARVMSPLMVDFLRGVAGDAAVTAWASQALADPESGQAARANALAIARRADPTAARGARLGGAHLEGADLTGLDLTGADLTGANLTDADLDDCDLTGANLTGARLAGVRARRLRLTGANLTNAELGRARLTDPDLTDTVLTGSRWERAALLGATPADRARTVPELAAAAVPGRDPVEIVVDSGVRWTQALSPAHDLIAYGTGHHVALEDLSDGHVLAMLRGRGEWIRSVAFSWDGSRLAAGDVAGGIQIWNVGAAEEVASFVGHASRVRALAFSPDGLLLATGCFEGHVHVWDLTTLTKVATLHRSTDRIKALRFSPDGTLLAYGDEVRLWDVRTRTDLATLGLPNEHARTMCFSPDGTLLAWVNGENTTRVWNLAAGREVGRRRGDQHARALAFDASGSQVAIGSDDGTIRVWDLLTGGLRTTLRAPSGWVTILEFAGADSDTLIAGCADGTVEVWKVTDGAPPGRTLLAGRTTDVLATAFVPEQPLVVAASESGSLRIWDTRTAAQVHGGSGERAWCYAMSLTDDASLLATAADDGLVRIYELAAGRACDARTNLDTPVRRLDTRRSPARAVAFSPDTTVLAVGHPDGTVGLWNPWSGRPNATLKAGGLRVLTVAFAPDGERLAAGTDAGTVHIWDLDAMRGTSGTLSAPSARRLAGHTDWVQAVAFSPDSELLASASGSGTIRIWDAATGALRHRLVGHGGRVRTVAFAPDGRLLASGGEDGIVRLWDPVTGGQLGRLAGHTEEIRSVAFAASGDVLVSGSADGTTRLWTVADGGAPLATMLGLSGGRWTALFPDGSYKTSEDRDTDAARAVWWSIRLCRFDPDELTPYLPQIRRRPLDAPLSTPPD, from the coding sequence GTGGCGGGGCCGGACGAGCGCTGGGGCAGCTGGCTCGATCACGTTCTGCGGGACGCCGGCTACGAGGTCGACTTCTACCGACGCTCCTTCCCGCTCGGCGCCAACTTCGTCGACCAGATAGACGCCGCGCTCACCCGCGCGGACCGGATGATCGCGGTCGTCTCCCCCGCCTACCTGGACCGGTCGTCCTGGGTGCGGGAGGAATGGCAGGCCGGCATGCGGCTGGCGCACACCCGCGACGGCTTCCTGCTGCCGGTGCTGGTCGAGCAGTGCGAGCTGCCACCGCTGCTCGGCACGATCAACATGATCGTGCTGCTCGGTCTGGATCGCGCGATGGCGGTGCAGACGGTGCTGCGGGGGCTGGTCGAGCCGGCTACCGGCCGGCCCGCGCCCGAGCACGAGCCGCCGTTCCCGGGCTACGAGATCGCCGCTCCGGCACCGAGGCTCGCGTTGCCCGCCGCGGGACCCGCGCCGCCAGCCGTGCTGGCTGGGCGGCCAACGGTGCTCGGCCCGGCCGGACCGGACGATCCCGACCGAACGGTCCTCGCCGCCACCCGTGCCGAGCTGCCGTCCGGCACCGCAGACGAACCGTTCCCCCGTTTGTCGGCAGCCGCGCTCACCCGGCCTGGCCCCGCCCTGCCCGGGCCGCGCGGCGACGCGACGGCCCCCGCGCAGATCAGCTTCGAACCGGGACCCGTCCGGCCGGAGCCATTGTCGACACCAACGGCGATCGAGACGTCGCCCGGCCCAGCGCGGGTAGCGCCGGCCACCGCCACCAGGACGGCCAGCCCACCCCAGGCGGCCGCCGACGGCGGCGCCGAGCGAACGTCGATCACGTTGCTGCACCTGCCGGCGTTCGCCGCCCCGACGCGGCCCGGACACGCGCCGGACACCGGCCCGGAACCGTTCGGCGCCGCGCTTCTCGACGATCTGGACACGCTCGCCGGTAACCCCGGCCTCAGCCCGGACCTGATCGTGGTCACCGGAGTCGCGCTGGAGGGCCGGCGCGGCGAGTACGAGCAGGCGGCGGTACGGCTGGCGGCGCTCACCGAGCGGTTGAGCCTGCCGGTCGACCGCATCGCGCTGGTACCGGGTCGCGGCGACGTGAGCGCGGCGGCCGCGCGCGCCTACTTCGCCGCCTGCGAGGACGAGGAGATCGAACCGACGACGCCGTACTGGCGCAAGTGGCGGCACTTCGTCGACTTCCACGCGAACCTCTACCGGGACCTCGGTGAGCGGACGTTCGCGGTCGGGCAGGAATGGACGCTCTACCCGATGGCCGACCTGCGGCTCGTCATCGCCGGGCTGAACTCGACGATGGCGATGAGCCACCGGCAGGCCGACGACCGCGGCGAGGTCGGCCAGGCCCAGGCCAACTGGTTCGCCGACCGGCTCGCCGGCTACGAACGCGCCGGCTGGTTCCGCCTCGCCGTCGGGCACCACCCGCCCCTGGCCGCCGACCGGGTGCACTCGGCGAAGGCGACCGACGCGTACGGGGTCGACCTGATCCTCGGCAGCCACGTGAACCTCCTGGTCGCCGCGCACGGACACGGGGCGCCCACGCCCGACGGGCCGCTGCCGGCGGTGCCGACCCGGCTGCCGCGCTCGGGGACGACGCTGATCAGCGCGCACCCGCCGCACCCCGTCCCGACCGCCGACGCGGCGCTGCGGTACCAGGTCCTGCGGCTGCGCCGCTCGGAGGTCACCAGGCTGGACCGGCGGTTCTCGCGTCGCGCGGGCGCCTGGCGGCCGGCCGAGGAGGTCGGCCCGGCGGGCATCGTCACCTACCGGACCCGCTGGGAGCACGCCGCCACTACGTTCCCCCGCCCGACCCGCCGAGCGCCGGCCATGGCAGGCCCCGGCTCCGCCGCCAGGGCCGCCGCGTTCGCGGGTGACGGGAGCGGACCCGCGGGCGAGCGCCGGGCCGACAATCCCGACGCGCAGGACGGCCCCGGCGCGCGGCGCGGGGAGACCTTCGCCGACCGGGTGGCGGAGATCGCCGAACTCTCGTCCCCGGGCGCGACCGTCACCAGGATCTCGCCGACGGGCGTCGCTCCCGAATACCTGAGGGTCACCGTGCCACACGGCCCGGTGTTCGAACAGCGCCCGGTCGGGATCGCCGAGGACGGCGTCGACGAGAGCGCCGTGGACCGGTTCGTCGAGCATGTGCATCACCAGTACGCGGCGACCGACCCGCAGCTGACCTCCGACCTCGTCTACGGCGGCCCGCTGCCGGCGCCCGACACGCTGGTCCGCCACGCCTCCGTCCGCGGGGTCCGGCTGCGCAGCTTCGTCGAGTACCAGGGCCTGCTGGATCTGCGCGGCTACCTGCGCCGGCAGAGCGACCGGCTGGCCGCCGACCGGCTCTATCCGCCGGCGCTCTACCTGCCGCAGCGGTTCCGGGTGATCGACGGCGGCCCGGTCACCGCCGACCGGACCGACGCCACCCCGGCCCCCAGCGCCCCGGTCTACACCACCCCGGCCGACGTCGCCGCGGCCGACGTCACGCCCGGCGGCACGCGGCCCGACGGCGGCGCGACCGGCGACGGCGCCGCCGAGGGCCGGGACCTGCTCGGCCAGCTGGTCGACTGGCTGACCGCGGACTCGGCGCGGTTCGTCCTGATCCTGGGCGACTTCGGCCGGGGCAAGACGTTCTGCCTGCACGAGCTGGCTCGCACCCTGCCCGAACGGCGCCCCCACCTGATCCCACTGCTGATCGACCTGCGCGCGATGGAGAAGGCGCACAGCGTCGACGAACTGGTCGCGGCCCATCTGGTCGCCTCCGGCGAGCAGCGGGTCGACGTGTCCGTCTTCCGCTACATGCTGCGCCGCGGCCGGCTGGTGCTGCTTTTCGACGGGTTCGACGAGCTCGCGCTGCGGGTCACCTACGAGACCGCGGCCGAGCACCTGGGCCGGCTGCTGGACGCCGTCGAGGGCCAGGCCAAGGTCGTCGTGACCAGCCGGACCCAGCACTTCCTGTCCCACGGCCAGGTCCGCGGGGCGCTCGGCGCCCGGGTCGAGCTGCTGCCGGCCAGCCGGATCGCGGAGGTCGGCGACTTCACCGAGCGGCAGATCGAGCAGTTCCTGGTCCGGCTGCACCACGGTGACGCCGCGAAGGCCCGCGAGCGGCTGGAGCTGATCCACGACGTCCGCGACCTGCTCGGCCTGTCGCACAACCCCCGGATGCTCGGATTCATCGCGTCGCTCGACACGAACCGGCTGCGCGCCGTCCAGGCCAGGACCGGCATGATCAGCTCGGCGGACCTGTACGGCGAGCTGATCGAGGAGTGGCTGCGCTACGAGGAGCGCCGGGCCCGCCCGCCCGGCGCCGGGCCCGCCCTGACGGCCGGCGAGCGCCGGGAGGCCGTCACCGCGCTCGCGCTGCGGCTCTGGCGGACGACCGACCAGGTGATCAACCTCTCGGAGCTGACCGCGACGACCAGCACCGCCCTCGACGCGATGACCGACCGGGTCGACGCCGGCCAGCTGGACTCCAGCCAGGCCGCCCACATGGTCGGCTCGGGCAGCCTGCTGGTCCGCGCCGACGACGGCGGCTTCACCTTCATCCACCAGTCGGTGATGGAGTACCTGGTCGCCGCGGCTGCCGCCCGCGGGCTCGCCGGCGTCGCCACCACGGCCCAGGGCCCGGCCGGCGCCAGCCCGACCGGTAGCGGCGCCGACCTCGACGCACAGCCGGTCGGGCCGGGCCCCGGTGACCTGGTCGACTCCGGCGTGCTGGTCGCCCGGGTGATGTCGCCGCTCATGGTCGACTTCCTGCGCGGAGTGGCCGGTGACGCTGCCGTGACAGCCTGGGCGAGCCAGGCCCTGGCCGACCCCGAGTCGGGCCAGGCAGCCCGCGCGAACGCGCTCGCGATCGCGCGCAGAGCCGACCCCACGGCCGCCCGCGGCGCCCGGCTCGGCGGCGCCCACCTCGAGGGCGCCGACCTGACCGGTCTCGACCTCACCGGCGCCGACCTCACCGGCGCGAACCTCACCGATGCCGACCTCGACGACTGCGACCTCACCGGCGCGAACCTCACCGGGGCGCGACTGGCCGGCGTCCGGGCCCGCCGCCTCCGGCTGACCGGCGCCAACCTCACCAACGCCGAGCTGGGCCGGGCCCGCCTCACCGATCCCGACCTGACCGACACGGTCCTCACCGGCAGCCGTTGGGAACGGGCCGCTCTGCTCGGCGCCACCCCAGCAGACCGGGCGCGGACGGTCCCCGAGCTCGCCGCCGCCGCGGTTCCGGGCCGGGACCCCGTCGAGATCGTCGTCGACTCGGGCGTCCGCTGGACGCAGGCGCTCTCGCCGGCACATGACCTGATCGCCTACGGCACCGGGCATCACGTCGCGCTCGAGGACCTCTCTGACGGGCATGTGCTGGCCATGCTGCGCGGGCGGGGCGAGTGGATCCGTTCGGTCGCGTTCTCCTGGGACGGCTCGCGGCTCGCGGCCGGGGACGTCGCCGGTGGCATCCAGATCTGGAACGTCGGCGCGGCCGAGGAGGTCGCCAGCTTCGTCGGGCACGCCAGCCGGGTTCGCGCGCTCGCGTTCTCTCCCGACGGCCTGCTGCTCGCCACCGGTTGCTTCGAAGGCCACGTGCACGTCTGGGACCTGACCACGCTCACCAAGGTCGCGACCCTGCACCGGTCGACCGACCGCATCAAGGCGCTGCGGTTCTCGCCGGACGGGACCCTGCTGGCCTACGGCGACGAGGTCCGGCTGTGGGATGTGCGCACCCGCACGGACCTCGCGACGCTCGGCCTGCCGAACGAGCACGCCCGCACGATGTGCTTCTCCCCGGACGGCACGCTGCTGGCCTGGGTCAACGGGGAGAACACGACCCGGGTCTGGAACCTAGCCGCCGGGCGCGAGGTGGGCCGCCGGCGCGGCGACCAGCACGCTCGGGCCCTGGCCTTCGACGCCAGCGGTTCGCAGGTCGCGATCGGCTCCGACGACGGCACGATCCGGGTATGGGATCTGCTCACCGGTGGCCTGCGCACCACGCTACGGGCGCCCAGCGGCTGGGTGACGATTCTGGAGTTCGCCGGCGCCGACAGCGACACGCTCATCGCGGGCTGCGCGGACGGAACGGTCGAGGTGTGGAAGGTCACCGACGGCGCCCCACCGGGCCGGACCCTGCTCGCCGGACGCACCACGGACGTGCTCGCGACTGCCTTCGTGCCCGAGCAGCCCCTGGTCGTGGCCGCGAGCGAAAGCGGCTCGCTGCGGATCTGGGACACCAGGACAGCGGCCCAGGTCCACGGCGGCTCCGGCGAGCGCGCCTGGTGCTACGCGATGAGCCTGACCGACGACGCGTCCCTGCTCGCCACCGCCGCCGATGACGGCCTGGTCCGGATCTACGAGCTCGCCGCCGGACGGGCCTGTGACGCCCGCACCAACCTGGACACGCCGGTGCGCAGGCTGGACACCAGGCGATCCCCGGCACGCGCCGTCGCCTTCTCCCCGGACACGACGGTCCTCGCCGTCGGCCACCCGGACGGCACCGTCGGCCTGTGGAACCCCTGGTCCGGCCGCCCGAACGCGACGTTGAAGGCCGGCGGCCTGCGCGTGCTGACGGTCGCGTTCGCACCGGACGGCGAGCGGCTCGCAGCGGGCACCGACGCCGGGACCGTGCACATCTGGGACCTGGATGCGATGCGCGGCACGTCCGGCACGCTGTCGGCACCGAGCGCTCGTCGCCTCGCCGGCCACACCGACTGGGTCCAGGCGGTGGCGTTCTCACCCGACAGCGAGCTGCTCGCGAGCGCCTCGGGCTCGGGCACGATCCGGATCTGGGACGCCGCCACCGGCGCGCTTCGGCACCGCCTCGTCGGCCACGGCGGCCGGGTGCGGACTGTCGCCTTCGCGCCGGACGGACGCCTGCTCGCGTCCGGCGGTGAGGACGGCATCGTGCGCCTCTGGGATCCGGTGACGGGGGGCCAGCTGGGGCGCCTGGCCGGGCACACCGAGGAGATCCGCTCGGTGGCGTTCGCCGCGTCGGGTGACGTGCTCGTGTCCGGCAGCGCCGACGGCACCACCCGGCTGTGGACGGTCGCGGACGGCGGCGCGCCGCTCGCCACGATGCTCGGGCTCTCCGGCGGCCGCTGGACGGCGCTCTTCCCGGACGGCTCGTACAAGACCTCGGAGGATCGCGACACCGACGCCGCCCGGGCCGTCTGGTGGTCGATCAGACTGTGCCGCTTCGATCCGGACGAGCTGACGCCCTATCTCCCTCAGATTCGCCGGCGCCCGCTGGACGCACCGCTCTCGACGCCGCCGGACTGA